The Toxorhynchites rutilus septentrionalis strain SRP chromosome 3, ASM2978413v1, whole genome shotgun sequence genome includes a region encoding these proteins:
- the LOC129778483 gene encoding tigger transposable element-derived protein 6-like yields MVQGIINAFKVIYKSNFLRRVLLETDSDRPVTEVIKSFSLYDAIQLATDAWATVTPETIANCWRNLLSQDQNYNSFKDFTISSPTSDPRVLLSKVVQLVDPNYELTEEEVQEWLSNSDNIDVAQIYTDEQLAKPLVVTFSRPTMKSKIAMLTKVLRVILVLRLYVLLEQSIRKTQ; encoded by the exons ATGGTTCAAGGAATCATCAATGCTTTTAAGG ttatcTATAAATCGAATTTTCTGCGCCGTGTTCTGTTAGAAACTGACAGCGATCGCCCAGTTACAGAAGTTATCAAATCATTTAGCCTTTATGATGCTATTCAACTAGCGACTGATGCGTGGGCCACTGTAACTCCAGAAACGATTGCTAACTGTTGGCGCAATCTCTTAAGTCAAGATCAAAACTATAACTCGTTCAAGGATTTCACAATTTCTTCACCAACAAGTGACCCCCGCGTGTTGCTTTCTAAAGTAGTGCAACTCGTTGATCCAAACTACGAACTGACCGAAGAAGAAGTTCAAGAGTGGCTAAGCAACTCAGACAACATAGATGTAGCGCAAATATATACCGACGAGCAATTGGCCAAGCCTCTGGTGGTGACTTTTTCGAGGCCGACCATGAAGAGCAAGATTGCGATGCTAACGAAAGTGCTGAGGGTGATCTTAGTACTTCGGTTATATGTACTCTTGGAGCAGTCAATCCGAAAAACGCAATGA